The Acropora muricata isolate sample 2 chromosome 5, ASM3666990v1, whole genome shotgun sequence genome includes a window with the following:
- the LOC136917051 gene encoding dermonecrotic toxin LlSicTox-alphaIII3i-like, whose protein sequence is MSQFSVYLVLGFSFGMVNRVISSRPVYNIAHMVNAVKQIDEWLGYGANALEVDVTFADDGTPARFYHGKPCDIGRDCDRWDYIEKYINALRDRTIPTSSTFNSNLVLVMFDLKLTSLKKSALSKAGEKFVDAILIPLYQNNPTKMKVMISVPKLSLKDFIRSVLKQLNAKQRSIIQKIGFDISLEKTLEEPGEQEQALRELGVAPGHAWLSKGLTNWSPNLFLKELKARVKYRDNGNYFSKVYAWTVDKQETALKYLNIGLDGIIANYPGRVNKAIAQFNENKSEDKKIKLATLDDNPFRKY, encoded by the exons ATGTCGCAGTTTTCTGTCTACCTCGTTCTGGGGTTTTCGTTTGGCATGGTGAATCGCGTAATAAGTTCTCGTCCTGTATACAACATAGCTCATATGGTCAACGCAGTAAAGCAGATAGACGAATGGCTTGGATATGGAGCAAACGCACTCGAAGTCGATGTCACCTTCGCTGACGATGGCACACCCGCTCGCTTTTACCATGGGAAGCCGTGCGATATTGGTAGAGATTGTGACCGTTGGGATTACATTGAAAAGTACATCAACGCACTCCGAGATAGAACAATACCCACAAGCTCGACGTTCAACAGCAATCTTGTGTTGGTCATGTTTGATCTCAAGTTGACGAGCTTGAAGAAAAGCGCTTTATCGAAAGCCGGCGAAAAGTTTGTCGATGCCATTTTGATTCCTTTGTATCAAAACAACCCAACTAAGATGAAAGTAATGATCAGTGTGCCTAAGTTAAG CTTGAAAGATTTTATCAGAAGcgttctgaaacaactgaatgCCAAGCAACGAAGCATCATCCAGAAAATTGGCTTCGACATCAGCCTCGAGAAGACGTTGGAGGAACCAGGCGAACAAGAACAAGCGCTGAGGGAACTCGGTGTTGCCCCTGGTCATGCTTGGCTCAGCAAAGGGTTAACCAACTGGTCTCCAAACCTGTTCTTGAAGGAACTGAAAGCTCGGGTTAAATACAGAGATAATGGAAACTACTTCAGTAAAGTTTATGCATGGACTGTCGACAAACAAGAAACAGCATTGAAATATCTTAATATTGGCTTGGATGGCATCATCGCAAACTATCCTGGTCGAGTTAATAAAGCGATCGCACAGTTTAATGAGAACAAAAGTGAGGACAAGAAAATCAAGCTCGCAACATTGGATGATAATCCATTCAGAAAGTATTGA